The Dendropsophus ebraccatus isolate aDenEbr1 chromosome 10, aDenEbr1.pat, whole genome shotgun sequence genome has a segment encoding these proteins:
- the LOC138766356 gene encoding extracellular calcium-sensing receptor-like, producing the protein MLTTYEDQEPSLDPHWGSTKTLTGKDTCLSRETPHCSAAGIKLAESKMRLYFHLYVMTLTFRSFGTSTSGCSLSIRAMADYTEKGDITLGLINAFRASYTQPVATFSKQPPLRPCDWFNTDSYKSILALIFAVEEVNDNPDLLPNITLGFQMFDSCFSESASVQAVFQSMSSNGNQTPNYKCGSEPIVPAIIGDVSTSSVAMARVLGLWRFPQVSYMAALPSLSSKFEFPSFTRTTVSTRSQPQALIELCKKFRWTWIGVVVSSTDYFIQGVVEFRREAIKSGICIEFLEIVTFNPIHNRIPKTMEIVSRATARVVILYCTIAEIFLLFHEILQENMNRKVWIGTEAWYTIPPIDKQFWTILNGTIGIARSRNISPNFSNYLKTFHPSKYPRMIFVETFWEVMFTCKWPEAEVNNHFINVGHVNVTCTGLEKVVTSDVAELNDPTSLFVYMAHNAVYAIAHALHNLLHCSPGEGPFHGGSCANKQDLQPWQLLHYLRRVHFVNTAEEDVSFDANGDIYGHFDMMNWHLEDNRRQFSKVGIFNDYLDEKLSINDSAIVWAGGQGPEILPPHSASWQKLPCLLGSLRWWDNLPAKLLHKVKEALMLKAKNSAQCFSCPQDLWPNRNRTKCAPKVVEFLSYAEPLGLVLASLSITFSITTMMVLIVFIRFRNTTVVKANNRNLSYVLLLSLMLCFLCSFVFIGCPVKLTCSVRQSLFGFIFSLCISCILAKTIIVVIAFKATKPGSNLRVWIGSKTAILVVSMSTSVQVLIILVWQIEFTPYLERNYGVLLGVILLECNEGWVVMFYCTIGYLAFLATISFVVAFLARNLPDSFNEAKYITFSMLTFLSVWSTFIPAYLSTKGKYIVAVEIFAILLSSFGLLCCIFGPKCYIILLRPSMNTKQYLMSKG; encoded by the exons GTCCAAAATGCGTCTCTATTTTCACCTCTATGTTATGACTCTGACGTTCCGATCTTTTGGGACATCCACGTCCGGCTGTTCTCTCTCCATCCGAGCTATGGCCGATTACACTGAGAAAGGAGATATCACACTGGGTTTGATCAATGCTTTTAGGGCATCATATACTCAACCAGTCGCCACCTTCTCTAAACAGCCACCTCTACGTCCATGTGACTG GTTCAACACCGATTCATACAAGTCCATTCTGGCTTTAATTTTTGCTGTCGAGGAAGTGAATGACAACCCGGATCTTCTACCCAACATCACGCTGGGGTTCCAGATGTTTGACTCTTGCTTCTCTGAATCAGCTTCTGTTCAGGCAGTTTTTCAGTCTATGTCAAGTAATGGAAACCAAACCCCAAATTACAAGTGTGGATCCGAGCCCATTGTACCTGCGATCATTGGAGATGTTTCAACGTCATCGGTAGCTATGGCGAGGGTGCTCGGCCTATGGAGGTTCCCTCAA gTCAGTTACATGGCCGCTCTACCATCCTTGAGTAGCAAATTTGAGTTTCCATCATTTACACGGACTACTGTAAGTACCAGGAGCCAGCCTCAAGCTTTGATAGAACTGTGCAAGAAATTTAGGTGGACGTGGATAGGAGTCGTTGTGTCTTCAACAGATTACTTTATACAAGGAGTTGTAGAGTTCAGGAGAGAAGCCATCAAGAGTGGAATTTGCATAGAATTTTTGGAAATAGTCACTTTTAATCCAATCCACAACAGAATCCCAAAGACGATGGAAATTGTCAGCCGTGCTACGGCCAGAGTGGTCATCCTCTACTGTACTATTGCAGAAATTTTCTTACTATTTCATGAGATCCTTCAAGAAAATATGAATAGAAAAGTCTGGATAGGTACAGAAGCTTGGTACACGATACCTCCAATAGACAAACAGTTTTGGACCATACTTAATGGGACCATAGGAATTGCAAGAAGTAGAAATATTTCACCTAATTTTTCCAACTACCTAAAAACTTTCCATCCTAGTAAATACCCAAGAATGATATTTGTTGAAACTTTTTGGGAGGTGATGTTTACCTGCAAGTGGCCAGAGGCTGAGGTCAATAACCACTTCATAAATGTAGGTCACGTCAATGTGACTTGTACAGGACTGGAGAAGGTGGTGACCAGTGACGTGGCCGAACTCAATGACCCAACATCACTATTTGTGTACATGGCCCACAATGCTGTATATGCCATTGCTCACGCTCTCCACAACCTACTGCACTGCAGTCCTGGTGAAGGACCCTTCCATGGAGGATCTTGTGCCAATAAACAGGACCTACAACCATGGCAG CTTCTTCATTACCTGAGAAGGGTTCACTTTGTGAATACGGCCGAAGAAGACGTGTCATTTGATGCCAATGGGGACATTTACGGGCACTTTGACATGATGAATTGGCATCTTGAGGACAACAGGCGGCAATTTTCGAAAGTTGGGATCTTTAACGATTACTTAGATGAAAAACTTTCAATCAATGACAGCGCCATCGTCTGGGCTGGAGGACAG GGACCCGAGATTCTGCcgcctcattccgcctcatggcagaagctgcCCTGTCTGCTTGGTTCTCTGAGATGGTGGGACAACCTCCCTGCCAAACTTCTTCATAAAGTAAAGGAAGCCCTGATGCTGAAGGCGAAGA ATTCTGCTCAATGTTTCAGTTGTCCACAAGATTTGTGGCCAAACAGAAATAGGACCAAATGTGCCCCGAAAGTTGTGGAGTTCCTCTCCTATGCTGAGCCTTTGGGACTAGTACTGGCATCATTATCCATAACGTTCTCCATCACCACTATGATGGTGCTTATTGTATTCATTAGGTTTCGAAATACCACAGTGGTGAAAGCCAACAACCGTAACCTCAGCTACGTCCTCCTGCTGTCCCTAATGTTGTGTTTCCTCTGCTCCTTTGTATTCATCGGTTGCCCAGTCAAGCTGACCTGCTCCGTTAGACAATCGCTCTTTGGGTTTATATTTTCTCTATGTATTTCCTGCATTTTAGCCAAAACCATCATAGTAGTCATTGCTTTCAAAGCCACCAAACCTGGAAGTAACCTCAGGGTGTGGATCGGTTCCAAGACAGCCATCCTCGTTGTGTCTATGTCCACCAGTGTCCAAGTACTTATTATTCTGGTGTGGCAGATAGAGTTCACTCCGTATCTAGAACGTAATTATGGCGTCCTACTTGGTGTTATCCTCTTGGAGTGCAATGAGGGATGGGTTGTCATGTTCTACTGCACTATAGGATACTTGGCCTTCTTGGCTACAATAAGTTTTGTTGTTGCCTTTTTAGCCAGGAACTTACCAGACAGCTTCAACGAGGCCAAGTACATTACCTTCAGTATGTTGACCTTCCTTAGCGTCTGGTCAACCTTCATCCCGGCCTATCTCAGTACTAAGGGCAAATACATTGTAGCTGTTGAGATTTTTGCTATATTATTGTCTAGTTTTGGGCTTCTGTGCTGTATATTTGGCCCAAAATGTTATATAATCCTCCTGAGGCCGTCGATGAACACAAAACAGTATTTAATGTCAAAGGGATAA